A single Scylla paramamosain isolate STU-SP2022 unplaced genomic scaffold, ASM3559412v1 Contig54, whole genome shotgun sequence DNA region contains:
- the LOC135098294 gene encoding fibrocystin-L-like isoform X6, whose product MALVLLPETVPWYPRVLEVVEGDSVTWQWSKVSENSQLQYGVCEVASPVDNCEDADGSGFFSGTQTAAGSFTVAFPQQGIHYYAGPTLPGGVVMRGQVNVVRPPHQALRMAVLLGNKEATYQVAGSQVVNMSGCDPILEMPLDGCDLPDLTTPENGYLYFHFHTCHTPVVSALASSTTHTVKGLSGLQVVGGDSLTITGSGFGDLACQVEVSVGEASCSVTSASDTSVTCDLDNLDNLRSGAYLPITVKAINRGIAVTDITGYSSEGRVVVVPQVSSLSPLEGSLGGSTLLTISGSGLQGLVASPVVLVGGQTCVVQSVSSTTVTCLTPPSTSATVATFTLTVAGVSVVCVCVCVCVFIV is encoded by the exons ATGGCTTTGGTGCTGCTGCCAG AGACTGTACCATGGTATCCTCGTGTGCtggaggtagtggagggagACTCAGTAACCTGGCAGTGGAGTAAGGTGTCTGAGAACTCACAGCTGCAGTACGGAGTGTGTGAGGTGGCCAGCCCTGTGGATAACTGTGAGGACGCTGATGGTTCTGGCTTCTTCTCAGGGACACAGACTGCTGCAG GCTCTTTCACAGTGGCCTTCCCCCAGCAAGGCATCCACTATTATGCTGGCCCCACACTgcctggtggtgtggtgatgcggGGCCAAGTCAACGTGGTACGGCCACCTCATCAGGCCCTCAGGATGGCCGTACTgctgggtaacaaggaagccaCCTACCAGGTTGCCGGGAGTCAGGTCGTCAACATGAGTGGCTGTGACCCCATCCTGGAGATGCCTCTGGATGGGTGTGACCTCCCCGACCTGACCACACCAGAAAATGGATACCTGTACTTTCATTtccacacctgtcacacacctGTGGTCTCTGCCCtggcctcctccaccacccacactGTGAAGGGCCTGAG CGGCCTGCAGGTGGTGGGCGGCGACTCTCTCACCATCACTGGATCAGGCTTTGGTGACCTGGCCTGCCAGGTAGAGGTCAGTGTTGGTGAAGCATCCTGTAGTGTGACCTCTGCTTCAGACACCTCTGTGACCTGCGATCTGGACAACCTGGACAACCTGAGGTCGGGTGCATACCTGCCCATCACTGTCAAGGCAATCAACAG GGGCATAGCAGTGACAGACATCACAGGGTACAGCAGTGAGggccgtgtggtggtggtgccgcagGTGTCCTCCCTCAGTCCCCTGGAAGGCTCCCTGGGTGGCAGCACCCTGCTCACCATCAGTGGAAGTGGTCTGCAGGGTCTGGTTGCCTCTcctgtggtgctggtggggggCCAGACCTGTGTGGTGCAGAGTGTCTCCTCCACCACAGTCACCTGCCTcactccaccctccacctctgCCACCGTGGCCACCTTCACTCTGACTGTGGCTGGtgtaagtgttgtgtgtgtgtgtgtgtgtgtgtgtgtgtttattgtgtag
- the LOC135098294 gene encoding fibrocystin-L-like isoform X1, which yields MTSCRQIGSELCYTTHWSNISVSCLTPALSAGTHTLVLSTDGFGAAAREVEYVLQVTSASATQGSVKGGTLVRLGGTGFSSDCSRLKVKLGQVYECEVLQCSDEALTCITRPITTNHRIVNVGTSSETVPWYPRVLEVVEGDSVTWQWSKVSENSQLQYGVCEVASPVDNCEDADGSGFFSGTQTAAGSFTVAFPQQGIHYYAGPTLPGGVVMRGQVNVVRPPHQALRMAVLLGNKEATYQVAGSQVVNMSGCDPILEMPLDGCDLPDLTTPENGYLYFHFHTCHTPVVSALASSTTHTVKGLSGLQVVGGDSLTITGSGFGDLACQVEVSVGEASCSVTSASDTSVTCDLDNLDNLRSGAYLPITVKAINRGIAVTDITGYSSEGRVVVVPQVSSLSPLEGSLGGSTLLTISGSGLQGLVASPVVLVGGQTCVVQSVSSTTVTCLTPPSTSATVATFTLTVAGVSVVCVCVCVCVFIV from the exons atgaCCTCATGCCGCCAGATCGGATCAGAGCTGTGTTATACGACTCATTGGAGTAACATCAGCGTGAGCTGTCTTACCCCGGCACTGTCGGCTGGCACTCATACCCTGGTACTCTCCACTGATGGCTTTGGTGCTGCTGCCAG GGAAGTGGAGTACGTACTGCAGGTGACCTCGGCCTCAGCTACCCAGGGGTCAGTGAAGGGTGGCACGCTGGTCAGGCTGGGCGGCACAGGCTTCAGCTCGGATTGTTCCCGCCTCAAGGTGAAGCTGGGCCAGGTGTATGAGTGTGAGGTGCTGCAGTGCTCCGATGAGGCCCTCACCTGCATCACCAggcccatcaccaccaaccacaGGATTGTGAATGTTGGCACCAGCTCTG AGACTGTACCATGGTATCCTCGTGTGCtggaggtagtggagggagACTCAGTAACCTGGCAGTGGAGTAAGGTGTCTGAGAACTCACAGCTGCAGTACGGAGTGTGTGAGGTGGCCAGCCCTGTGGATAACTGTGAGGACGCTGATGGTTCTGGCTTCTTCTCAGGGACACAGACTGCTGCAG GCTCTTTCACAGTGGCCTTCCCCCAGCAAGGCATCCACTATTATGCTGGCCCCACACTgcctggtggtgtggtgatgcggGGCCAAGTCAACGTGGTACGGCCACCTCATCAGGCCCTCAGGATGGCCGTACTgctgggtaacaaggaagccaCCTACCAGGTTGCCGGGAGTCAGGTCGTCAACATGAGTGGCTGTGACCCCATCCTGGAGATGCCTCTGGATGGGTGTGACCTCCCCGACCTGACCACACCAGAAAATGGATACCTGTACTTTCATTtccacacctgtcacacacctGTGGTCTCTGCCCtggcctcctccaccacccacactGTGAAGGGCCTGAG CGGCCTGCAGGTGGTGGGCGGCGACTCTCTCACCATCACTGGATCAGGCTTTGGTGACCTGGCCTGCCAGGTAGAGGTCAGTGTTGGTGAAGCATCCTGTAGTGTGACCTCTGCTTCAGACACCTCTGTGACCTGCGATCTGGACAACCTGGACAACCTGAGGTCGGGTGCATACCTGCCCATCACTGTCAAGGCAATCAACAG GGGCATAGCAGTGACAGACATCACAGGGTACAGCAGTGAGggccgtgtggtggtggtgccgcagGTGTCCTCCCTCAGTCCCCTGGAAGGCTCCCTGGGTGGCAGCACCCTGCTCACCATCAGTGGAAGTGGTCTGCAGGGTCTGGTTGCCTCTcctgtggtgctggtggggggCCAGACCTGTGTGGTGCAGAGTGTCTCCTCCACCACAGTCACCTGCCTcactccaccctccacctctgCCACCGTGGCCACCTTCACTCTGACTGTGGCTGGtgtaagtgttgtgtgtgtgtgtgtgtgtgtgtgtgtgtttattgtgtag